In Myxococcus stipitatus, the genomic window CTGGTGCAGCGCTTCGCGGATGCCTTCCGCGACGGCGGCCTCCACGTGCCGCCCGGCAACGAGCAGCCCCAGCTCGCCAGCGGCGCGGCCATGCTCACCGCCGTCGATATCTTCCAGGGGCTGACCTACACCGTCATCCTCCAGCCCCAGGCGCAGAATCTCACGCTGGTGTACCTGGGCGAAGCCAACCACGCCCTGCGCCGCGAGCCCTCCGCCGCGGACGACGTCGCGCCCATGCCCCCCGGCTCGCGCGACGCGCTGCGCGTGTCCGACGAGGGGTCGCGCACGTTGTCCTTCCTCGTGCCCATGTCCTCGGCGGACATCCAGGCCTACTACGCGCGTGAGCTGACGCGGGGCGGATGGCGGCTCGCGGAAGGGGAGCGCGCCGTCTACACGCGCGGGGGCGAGGAGGTGCGCGTCGTCGACGAGGCCGCGGAGGGAAACCTGCGCTCCGTCGTCCTCCTGCACCGCCGCGTGCGCGCGCCGGGCCCCACGCCTTGAGTCACCGCCCCGTCTGGTACGTGTGGAGCGCCACGGCGTTGCCCTCGGTGTCCTGCAGCACCGCGTAGGCGCCATGGGCGCCCAGCGACCTGCGCCCCACCAGCACCCTGCCTCCGGCGCGCGCGACGCGCCCCAGACAGCCGTCCAGGTCGCCACCCGCGTCCAGGTACACGCGGCTGCCCACGAGCGAGGGACGCAGCCCCGACGCCAGGACGAGCGCTCCCGTCACGTCCCCGGCCGCCTTGCGGGTGAAGACCGCGACGCGGGCACCATGGAAGTCCTCCACCCGCAGCGTCGTCCCGAGGACGGCCTCATAGAAGCGGGTGGCGCGGTCGAGGTCCACGACGGGAATCTCGAACCAGTTCACGCGATGACCCATGCCCCTGCTCCTTCCCGGCGCGCGCGCGCCGATGAGGGAGCCACCCTGGGCCCAGGCCGTGTCAGCCGTGTGTCAGGTTTGTGCCTCGCGCTCCCGGTGGGGAGCGTCCGCTCAAGCGCGCAGCCGTTCTCGCAGCGTCTTGGCGCGGCCCTGCATGTCCGGGTCCATGCTGGTCAGCTCCACGGACTTCAGGCGCTGATCCAGGCTCTGCGGCACCTTCGTCTTCAGCTTGCCCTCTTCCGCCAGCACCTCCAGCTTCGCCAGCGCCTTGTCGACGATGCGCTCGCGCGGGTGGTCCAGCAGGCTGTCGAGGAAGTACGCGTCCTCGGGCAGCTCCGGGTACTTCTCCAGATAGTCCACCACGGCCTTCACCCAGTCGGCGCGCGTCTCGGACTCGGTGACCTTCTGCATGGCCTGCTTCTGGGCCTTGCGCTTGCCCTCCGGGTCGAACGTCTTCGCCAGTCCTTCCGGCAGCTCGCCGCCGGTGAAGAGCGCGTCCGCGGCGGCCTTGTACTTCTGGTAGCTCGCGCTGCGTTCGATCTTCTGCTGCGCCGGGTCGTCCTGCCGGGAGGTGTACTTGCTCCCCTTGCCCCGCTGGGCGTCGATTTCACGCCAGCTCTTGCTGCGCTTCCCGGAGAACCCGCCCCCGTTGTCGTCCCTGTCCTTGGCCATCCTTCATCTCCCCTTGCGCGCGCTCCACAGCGCGGCGAGTCCGCGTTGGACGAGGGTGCGCACCGCCTCCAGCTCCTGTGAGGACAGGGGCTGCTCCTCGTCCTGCTCCGCCTCGAAGAGCGCCTCGTCCGCGTACTGCCGCAGCGCCGAGGGCACCGGTGGAGCCGTCGTCTCCGTCTCCAGCGCCGCCGGGTGCACCGAAGCGATTCCCGGCGGCCAACCCAGCTCCAGCATGGCGTACAGCTCGAAGAGCAGGTGGCGGGCGACGCCGTATCCTTCGTCCGCGAGCCCCGCGGCGTCAAGCGCGCCCAGCATGGCGTCCTGACGGTTCTCGAAGGCGTGGAGCAGCCGCGTGCGCGACTTCTCGTCGTCCTCCAGGTAACGCCACGCGGCCTCGACGAATTCGCCGGACGGCTCGCCCGGATGGAAGGCCGCCGGTGGCACCGGCTTCACCTTCTTGGGACGCGCCGGACGCTCCTCCTCCAGCCGCACCGGCCGCCCCTCCTCCACCAGGTCCCAG contains:
- a CDS encoding VOC family protein; the protein is MGHRVNWFEIPVVDLDRATRFYEAVLGTTLRVEDFHGARVAVFTRKAAGDVTGALVLASGLRPSLVGSRVYLDAGGDLDGCLGRVARAGGRVLVGRRSLGAHGAYAVLQDTEGNAVALHTYQTGR